ACTTTCGAAGTAAATTCCAGACCGGGCTTTACGGTTTCAGGCATCCCAGCGCTTGTGACGGTTATCCACTGAAGCCGGTCCGATGTATCCGGGAGAATCTGATCCTATCGGAGTGGTCGATCATTGAGCGGATCCTATTGCCACTTGATTTAATGACCACCACGTAGTGTGTGATCGTCTCCAAGCTCAGCACGTATCGGCGACAGAATCGCACCAACAAAGCCTTGTGGGAGTTCGACAATATCATTAAGAGCCTTTACTTGCTCGACTACGTCGACCTGCCGATGCGTAGGAG
This sequence is a window from Candidatus Thiodiazotropha sp. LNASS1. Protein-coding genes within it:
- a CDS encoding Tn3 family transposase, with amino-acid sequence MIVSKLSTYRRQNRTNKALWEFDNIIKSLYLLDYVDLPMRRSNVHKALNRYEACYWLGAPSPMHPSVKIQSIK